One Paraburkholderia agricolaris DNA segment encodes these proteins:
- a CDS encoding porin, producing the protein MKLKTIAVAAVLALSGPVFAQSSVTLYGILDTGIELVTHADAAGDKVIRMPGITGSAPSRWGIRGKEDLGGGLAAIFTLEDGFNMRAGDVNQGGRLFGRQAWVGLSNSYGALTFGRQYTMSFWAISDADALGPDIYGGVGSIDAYIPNSRSDNTVAYKGTFGGVTVGATYSFGRDSAGTGNSPGQGTCAGSIPGNSQACRQWSALLRYDASSFGVAASYDEQRGGPGAAANFFNGVAPIALTQSGDKDTRMQLNGYFKVGQFKFGGGWLGRFVDTEAPAEPDVRTNIFYVTGTYFVTPYVILDGGVYRTLDKQQDTRATLAALRGTYLLSKRTSVYLQSGYLFNSAKARYTLSQGGPGTTPAAGIGQLGVMAGIKHTF; encoded by the coding sequence ATGAAATTAAAGACGATTGCAGTGGCTGCCGTGCTTGCCTTGAGCGGTCCCGTGTTTGCGCAGAGCAGCGTCACGCTCTACGGAATTCTCGACACCGGTATCGAACTGGTCACGCACGCGGATGCGGCCGGTGACAAGGTGATCCGCATGCCAGGTATCACCGGTTCCGCGCCGTCGCGGTGGGGGATTCGCGGCAAGGAAGATCTCGGCGGCGGTCTTGCCGCAATCTTCACCCTGGAGGACGGATTCAATATGCGTGCGGGCGATGTGAATCAGGGCGGCCGGCTCTTTGGAAGGCAGGCGTGGGTCGGTCTGTCGAATTCATACGGTGCGCTGACTTTTGGCCGGCAATACACGATGTCGTTCTGGGCGATTAGCGACGCCGACGCGCTGGGTCCCGATATCTACGGGGGTGTTGGTTCCATCGACGCCTACATTCCGAACTCGCGCAGCGACAATACGGTTGCTTATAAGGGTACTTTTGGCGGCGTCACGGTCGGTGCGACGTATTCGTTCGGCCGCGATTCGGCTGGCACAGGCAACTCGCCCGGCCAAGGCACGTGCGCGGGATCGATTCCCGGCAATTCGCAAGCCTGTCGGCAATGGTCCGCGCTATTGCGCTATGACGCCAGCTCCTTTGGCGTGGCGGCTTCCTACGACGAACAGCGCGGCGGTCCAGGCGCTGCCGCGAATTTCTTCAACGGGGTAGCGCCGATCGCGTTGACCCAAAGCGGCGACAAGGACACCCGAATGCAACTCAACGGCTACTTCAAGGTGGGTCAGTTCAAATTCGGCGGCGGCTGGCTGGGACGTTTCGTCGACACGGAGGCGCCTGCGGAGCCTGACGTCCGAACGAACATTTTCTACGTCACCGGTACGTATTTCGTGACGCCTTACGTCATTCTCGACGGCGGCGTCTATCGCACCCTGGACAAACAGCAGGACACGCGCGCCACGCTCGCGGCTCTACGGGGCACATATCTGCTGTCGAAACGAACCAGCGTCTATTTGCAAAGCGGCTACCTCTTCAACAGTGCCAAGGCGCGCTATACGCTGAGCCAGGGTGGACCCGGGACGACGCCGGCTGCGGGTATCGGACAACTCGGTGTTATGGCCGGCATCAAGCACACGTTCTGA
- a CDS encoding helix-turn-helix transcriptional regulator: MDLSVERYDSVIHLLYEAVAYPAAWANFFNALGDAVEASSVHMLAIDKQHGTLSYSDGFNLPTDGELGYIQKYGKIDPRMAAVQAKEVGQWLHCHEMFDDEFVSRDPFYQEFLIPIGKRYVSGCKLVDDARSSVVFSVLRAVGEKPLGKPEIEFLEKLTPHLARAVQMQIQNFVFSAKALVGHALVNKLRQPVMLLTTDGGVVLINESASRLLASTALIKLTDGKLSLPKQVEKQFYDECARLEGLARGEHPSAAQELSSYQSLQITAPTLPGMVGETLYTFFSLLVPLQVSGAFGLRPLVLLLFYHPESAPPVDSNLLGAAFNLTPAEGRVSCLLGEGLSPKEIASRLGTQHETVRKQLQSIYRKTSTNRQSELMRLMLHLPLNAFD, encoded by the coding sequence CCGCGTGGGCTAACTTCTTCAATGCGCTCGGCGATGCGGTTGAAGCGAGTAGCGTCCACATGCTTGCAATCGACAAGCAGCATGGCACCTTGTCATACAGCGATGGATTTAATTTACCAACTGACGGCGAACTGGGTTATATCCAGAAATATGGAAAAATCGACCCTCGCATGGCGGCTGTACAGGCGAAGGAAGTCGGCCAATGGCTGCACTGTCATGAAATGTTCGACGATGAGTTTGTCTCGCGCGATCCGTTTTACCAGGAATTCCTGATTCCGATTGGTAAGCGCTACGTGTCCGGTTGCAAACTCGTCGATGACGCCAGATCTTCCGTGGTTTTCTCAGTCTTGAGAGCCGTTGGCGAGAAACCGCTTGGCAAGCCGGAAATAGAATTCCTCGAGAAATTGACGCCGCATCTCGCGCGTGCAGTCCAGATGCAGATACAGAATTTTGTCTTCTCGGCCAAAGCGCTGGTCGGACATGCTCTCGTCAACAAGCTTAGACAACCCGTGATGCTGCTAACCACAGATGGCGGCGTCGTGCTGATCAACGAGTCGGCTTCCCGCCTGCTCGCGTCGACTGCGTTGATCAAGCTGACTGACGGCAAGCTGTCTTTGCCGAAACAGGTCGAGAAGCAGTTCTACGACGAATGCGCGCGTCTGGAAGGGTTAGCTCGTGGTGAACACCCGTCCGCGGCACAAGAGCTTTCCAGCTACCAATCATTGCAGATCACAGCGCCGACGCTGCCCGGTATGGTGGGAGAAACGCTTTATACGTTTTTCAGTTTGCTGGTGCCACTTCAGGTTAGCGGCGCGTTTGGCCTTCGGCCGCTTGTTCTGCTTCTTTTCTACCATCCTGAGTCGGCTCCACCGGTCGATTCGAACCTGCTGGGTGCTGCTTTCAATCTAACGCCGGCCGAGGGGCGCGTGAGTTGCCTGCTCGGCGAAGGTCTCTCACCGAAAGAAATCGCATCGCGACTCGGGACCCAACATGAGACCGTGCGCAAACAGCTCCAGTCTATTTACCGCAAAACATCTACCAACCGCCAGTCTGAATTGATGCGGCTCATGCTGCATCTTCCGTTGAACGCTTTTGATTAG
- a CDS encoding helix-turn-helix transcriptional regulator: MDLSDARYDNIVHLLYEAVARPAAWADFFTSLGEAVGASAIHMLALDKQHGALSYSDGFNLPIDGELAYIQKYGKIDPRTALIRQKDIEEWVHCHEVFNDEFVSLDPFYQEFLIPVGRRYVSLCKLVDDANACVIFGVLRAVGETPLEQPEIRFLEKLTPHMARAARMQVQNFVFSTKALIGHALVNKLRQPVMLLTTDNSVVLVNEAASRLLTSTSLVRLVDGKLALPTPFLKRFQDECARLEGLARAGDPSRVEEASAYHSLTISPAAQPGMAEETLYTFFTLLVPPQVSGAFGLRPLVMLLFYHPESAPPIDSDLLTAAFNLTPAEARVSQLLGDGFSPKEIAARLGTQHETVRKQLQVIYRKTSTNRQSELMRLMLHLPLNAFD, translated from the coding sequence GTGGACCTATCTGACGCACGTTACGACAACATCGTTCACCTGCTCTATGAAGCGGTGGCACGACCGGCGGCATGGGCTGATTTCTTTACCTCGCTGGGCGAAGCAGTCGGGGCCAGCGCCATCCACATGCTCGCGCTCGACAAGCAGCATGGTGCGCTCTCCTATAGCGACGGGTTCAACCTTCCCATTGACGGCGAGCTCGCCTATATCCAGAAGTACGGAAAAATTGACCCACGAACGGCCCTTATTCGGCAAAAGGACATCGAGGAATGGGTGCACTGCCATGAGGTATTCAACGACGAGTTTGTCTCCCTGGATCCGTTCTATCAGGAATTCCTGATCCCCGTTGGTCGGCGCTACGTGTCACTCTGCAAACTGGTAGACGACGCAAACGCCTGTGTCATATTTGGGGTGCTCAGAGCAGTCGGAGAAACTCCGCTCGAGCAGCCCGAGATACGTTTTCTGGAGAAGCTCACCCCGCACATGGCCCGTGCGGCCCGGATGCAAGTACAGAATTTCGTGTTCTCGACCAAGGCCCTGATCGGTCACGCACTCGTCAACAAGCTTCGACAGCCAGTAATGCTATTGACCACGGACAATAGCGTCGTACTCGTCAACGAGGCGGCTTCGCGCCTGCTCACGTCGACTTCCCTCGTCAGATTGGTGGACGGCAAGCTCGCCTTGCCCACCCCGTTCCTGAAGCGGTTTCAGGACGAGTGCGCGCGCCTGGAAGGGCTTGCCCGCGCCGGCGATCCGTCCAGGGTGGAAGAAGCCTCTGCTTACCATTCGCTGACAATCAGCCCTGCGGCCCAACCCGGCATGGCAGAGGAAACGCTATACACGTTTTTTACCCTGCTGGTCCCACCGCAGGTCAGCGGCGCTTTTGGTCTACGGCCGCTTGTCATGCTGCTCTTCTATCATCCTGAGTCGGCCCCGCCCATCGACTCAGACCTCCTCACAGCCGCGTTCAATCTCACACCCGCTGAAGCCCGTGTTAGCCAGTTGCTCGGCGACGGTTTTTCTCCCAAGGAAATTGCTGCCCGCCTTGGAACCCAGCATGAGACGGTGCGAAAACAGCTTCAGGTTATCTACCGCAAGACCTCGACGAACCGTCAATCAGAGTTGATGCGACTGATGCTTCACCTGCCGTTGAACGCCTTCGATTAG
- a CDS encoding cell wall anchor protein, giving the protein MTGTVAIGNALVGANVLVIDSTGKNASTTSAASGNYSVPLSGLTAPFLIVATDPSGNNAPLYSVVASVPTGSSAPLVANVTPLTTAVTAQLTTDGNPLDLTTLATLSSLVTPANVSASVSKLNKALSTLLTQTGGLTAAAASSFDPIGGTFTPNQTGADAVIDSVTVIPSPTGGLQLASIASPNSVIALNSTAAAASTPLSAPTVQANYLATLLTQLGQCLGGTTSACSSAIDASYLENGFSTFQSYHSGISAAGSTITGVKTLTFIPAGTFPNVNTQSALVQIFYTSASGTSNFATTVVQQLANGNWDIIGNQQGYNISITSFLAQRQFLDTSDAQYGRYESGLGIGIPAGAAGTPNPVTLASASVTGPGINATAWLEPRNGAGNSSLSLTEHLLSAAPTGGATTNANTSLYRWSWQALPGNTATYTPGSNNVGYYTPSPINTSSVPQFAIYTVTFYDTNGNQIGQPTKVMNPTPVLGSSAGAGVSWQTLSSSTQSAFLNPNGSLAGAQTSASLSWSNLIGNANANLAPLVTGVQIQTVPGTGVTPSTEVDGWWTGPVSFQSSGQYTATVTAGVAQNGVQQCTTACQFPALQAGGSRLVQLNWSAAQTAYYNIWKYND; this is encoded by the coding sequence ATGACCGGCACCGTCGCCATCGGCAATGCGCTGGTAGGCGCCAACGTGCTGGTCATCGATTCGACGGGCAAGAACGCTTCCACAACGAGCGCCGCGAGTGGTAACTACTCGGTGCCGCTGTCCGGACTCACCGCGCCGTTCCTGATCGTCGCGACCGATCCGAGCGGTAACAATGCGCCGCTGTATTCCGTCGTAGCCAGCGTGCCGACCGGCAGCAGCGCCCCGCTGGTCGCCAACGTGACGCCGCTCACCACGGCGGTGACAGCGCAACTGACCACGGACGGTAATCCGCTGGATCTCACGACTCTCGCCACACTCTCCTCACTGGTGACGCCGGCGAACGTCAGTGCTTCCGTGTCGAAGCTAAACAAGGCCCTGTCGACCCTCCTGACCCAGACGGGCGGTCTCACGGCGGCCGCTGCCAGCAGTTTCGATCCGATCGGCGGCACGTTCACGCCGAATCAGACCGGCGCGGATGCGGTGATCGATTCCGTGACCGTGATACCCTCGCCGACGGGTGGATTGCAACTGGCAAGCATCGCCAGTCCGAACAGCGTGATTGCACTGAACTCCACGGCCGCGGCGGCGAGCACGCCGCTGTCCGCGCCGACAGTTCAGGCGAACTACCTGGCGACGCTGCTCACGCAACTGGGGCAATGCCTGGGCGGGACGACCTCTGCCTGTTCGTCGGCTATCGACGCCTCCTATCTCGAGAACGGCTTTTCCACGTTCCAGAGCTACCACTCCGGTATCAGCGCTGCGGGCTCGACCATCACAGGCGTCAAGACGCTGACGTTCATCCCGGCAGGCACATTCCCGAACGTGAACACGCAGAGCGCGCTCGTGCAGATCTTCTATACCAGCGCGTCGGGCACATCCAACTTTGCGACGACCGTCGTGCAGCAACTGGCGAACGGCAACTGGGACATCATCGGCAACCAGCAGGGTTACAACATCTCGATTACGTCGTTCCTGGCCCAACGGCAGTTCCTCGATACCAGCGACGCGCAGTATGGGCGATATGAATCGGGACTCGGCATCGGCATTCCCGCCGGTGCCGCAGGCACGCCTAACCCGGTGACCCTCGCCTCCGCGTCGGTAACGGGACCGGGCATCAACGCTACCGCCTGGCTCGAGCCGCGCAATGGAGCGGGCAACTCCAGTCTTTCGCTGACGGAACACCTCCTGAGCGCCGCCCCCACCGGCGGCGCCACGACGAACGCCAACACCAGTCTCTACCGCTGGTCATGGCAGGCACTGCCCGGCAACACCGCGACCTATACCCCCGGGTCCAACAACGTCGGCTACTACACGCCCTCGCCCATCAACACGTCGAGCGTGCCGCAGTTCGCGATCTATACGGTCACGTTCTACGACACCAACGGCAACCAGATTGGTCAACCCACGAAGGTCATGAACCCGACTCCCGTGCTCGGCTCGTCTGCCGGCGCCGGGGTCAGCTGGCAAACGCTGTCATCCAGTACACAGAGCGCATTCCTGAATCCGAACGGATCACTGGCAGGCGCGCAGACTTCGGCCAGCCTGTCGTGGTCGAACCTGATCGGCAACGCCAATGCGAACCTGGCGCCACTGGTGACAGGCGTGCAGATTCAGACGGTGCCTGGCACGGGTGTGACACCCTCGACTGAAGTAGACGGATGGTGGACGGGACCGGTGAGCTTCCAGAGCTCGGGGCAGTACACCGCAACCGTGACAGCAGGCGTTGCCCAGAACGGCGTTCAGCAATGCACGACGGCCTGCCAGTTCCCTGCATTGCAGGCCGGCGGCTCGCGGCTTGTTCAGTTGAACTGGAGTGCTGCCCAGACCGCTTACTACAACATCTGGAAGTACAACGACTGA